The proteins below come from a single Sinorhizobium fredii genomic window:
- a CDS encoding ABC transporter permease produces MKNERRGKEFYLLAAFFALFVLFLYGPLSAVLILSFQGPDGGLTFPLNGVSLHWFYNLFEKQAVGDFGASFRRSFTLGLMVMVVNVAVALLAGLAFRHRFRGSTALFYMTVASLVVPSIIISLGIGVVFQQFGLKPAWYSSGFGAHLTWALPFGVLIMFAVFNRFSPAYEEAARDLGATSWQTFRHVVLPMIAPSLIGVGLFGFTLSYDEFARTLMTSGTYNTLPLEIYGMTTNVTTPVLYALGTVTTLFSFTIILAALAIILVLRRRHARLS; encoded by the coding sequence ATGAAGAACGAGAGACGCGGCAAGGAATTCTACCTGCTCGCAGCCTTCTTCGCGCTGTTCGTGCTGTTTCTCTACGGGCCGCTTTCGGCCGTCCTGATCCTCTCTTTCCAGGGGCCGGACGGCGGCCTCACCTTCCCATTGAACGGCGTCTCGCTTCACTGGTTCTACAATCTCTTCGAAAAGCAGGCCGTCGGCGATTTCGGCGCCTCGTTCCGCCGCTCTTTCACGCTCGGGCTGATGGTCATGGTGGTGAACGTCGCTGTCGCGCTGCTTGCGGGGCTTGCCTTCCGCCACCGCTTCCGCGGCTCGACCGCCCTGTTCTACATGACCGTCGCAAGCCTGGTCGTACCGTCGATCATTATCTCGCTCGGCATCGGCGTCGTCTTCCAGCAATTCGGCCTGAAACCTGCCTGGTATTCCTCGGGCTTCGGCGCGCATCTCACTTGGGCGCTTCCCTTCGGCGTGCTTATCATGTTCGCCGTCTTCAACCGCTTCTCGCCGGCCTATGAGGAGGCCGCCCGCGACCTCGGCGCGACCTCCTGGCAGACCTTCCGCCACGTCGTGTTGCCGATGATCGCTCCGAGTCTGATCGGCGTTGGCCTGTTCGGCTTCACGCTCTCCTATGACGAGTTCGCCCGCACGCTGATGACCTCCGGCACCTACAACACCCTGCCGCTGGAAATCTACGGCATGACCACCAACGTTACGACGCCGGTGCTCTATGCGCTTGGCACCGTCACGACGCTCTTCTCCTTCACCATCATTCTCGCAGCGCTCGCCATTATCCTCGTGCTTCGGCGCCGCCACGCAAGGTTAAGCTGA
- a CDS encoding aspartate/glutamate racemase family protein, producing MRILLVNPNTTVSMTEKAAAAARAVAAHGTEVIAATSRSGPASIEGHYDGAIAVPGVLMEIREGEAAGANAAIIACFDDTGLEAARALAGIPVLGLCESAVITAALVAQRFAVVTTLERSRVLIENLVRRYGMGDRAKVLAADIPVLALEDKASSASDKLRRRIERALDDGGAEAIVLGCAGMADLAQSLQREYDIPVIDGVSAAVKQAEALVAQGLVTSKRGSYASPLAKAYTGAMEAFAPARS from the coding sequence ATGCGCATTCTACTCGTCAATCCCAACACGACCGTCTCAATGACCGAAAAGGCGGCGGCCGCCGCACGGGCGGTGGCGGCGCACGGCACCGAAGTCATCGCTGCCACGTCAAGGAGCGGGCCGGCCTCGATCGAAGGGCACTACGATGGAGCGATCGCCGTCCCCGGCGTGCTCATGGAAATACGCGAAGGAGAGGCGGCGGGAGCAAACGCCGCGATCATCGCCTGCTTCGACGATACCGGGCTTGAAGCCGCCCGAGCCCTCGCCGGGATCCCGGTGCTCGGTCTTTGCGAGTCCGCGGTGATCACCGCCGCACTTGTTGCCCAGCGCTTCGCCGTGGTCACGACGCTCGAGCGTTCCCGCGTCCTCATCGAAAACCTTGTGCGCCGCTACGGCATGGGCGACCGGGCGAAGGTCCTTGCCGCCGACATTCCGGTCCTCGCGCTTGAAGACAAGGCGTCGAGCGCTTCCGACAAGCTTAGGCGGCGGATCGAACGGGCGCTAGACGACGGCGGCGCCGAGGCGATCGTCCTCGGCTGTGCCGGCATGGCCGACCTCGCGCAATCGCTGCAGCGCGAATACGACATTCCGGTCATCGACGGCGTCTCGGCGGCGGTCAAGCAGGCCGAAGCGCTCGTCGCACAGGGACTCGTGACCAGCAAGCGCGGCTCCTATGCCTCGCCCCTCGCGAAGGCTTATACCGGGGCGATGGAGGCCTTTGCGCCGGCTCGCAGCTGA
- a CDS encoding alpha-2-macroglobulin family protein, whose product MRAFLGLTTLLFALLSLGTPAAAAEADRKVEVTGDADYFGFDLRTEQNVSLDECQARCIADRACRAFTYNPKVKWCFLKSDFNQLNTFKGAIAGKVVETAAGEPDLGAPPRLPFVSDDLLQQARDVKAGLALADDQLGFGVNGLIEAGRNELTAGNFVAALKAFRGALAITPEKGDLWLETARTANRFSGGTDLASEAALAALNGYQLTRTAQSRADALAILAQALDNLQNYRAALQAYKASLDLVQAKTVETAYLDLKERQGFRVTGHTVDADGASPRACVQFSEQLLKNGPDYASFVTLDGVAPKAVEAKGSEICVDGLKHGQRYKLALRPGLPSSVDEVIETPVSLDIYVKDRAPMVRFTGDSFVLPSTARRGIPIVSVNSESANLKLYRVGDRSISSLLTSSQFLTQLDGYSAERIETESGELVWQGSIDIKTDLNKEVVTSFPVDEALPKRKPGVYVLTAASATALSQDWDARATQWFVVSDIGISTYAGTDGLTVFARSLASAKPLAEVELQLVAKNNEVLGTATTDAEGRAIFAAGLIRGTASMVPAVITARKGEDDYVFLDMTRAGFDLSDRGVTGRAAPGAIDIYAWTERGIYRTGETVHAAALARDINGQAIENLPLTFVFLRPDGVEDRRIVSNGGKLGGHTLDLPIQENAMRGTWTMQIFTDPKGSAIGEKQFLVDDFVPDRTEFDLASDAKAIEVGTPIEVAVDGRFLYGAPAAGLTLEGEVTVRPTRENEAFKGYVFGLADEEASEDNRVPLEGLEPLDQDGKAVIALDLGEVPATTQLLNATVTVRMREGGGRAVERALTLPVKPDGPMIGIKPEFSGELAENSVGKFHVIAIDANGAKVAMPGLSWKLISVERNYQWYRDGSAWKYEPVISTKQVANGTVDVTENGAEIAVPVGWGRYRLEIETAAADGPTSSVEFDAGWYVEATSTETPDGLEIALDKANYAIGETAKLKVSPRFAGELLVTVGTENLITTKTATIAETGGEVELPVTAEWGAGGYVTATLYRPGDAQESRMPMRAIGIKWLAVDPADRKLAVGLDAPERTQPRQPLDISLQVRGAGANEDAYVTVAAVDVGILNLTRYEAPDPDGWYFGQRRLGLEIRDLYGRLIDGSLGATGRLRTGGDGGQMPLQGSPPTEKLVAFFSGPVKLDAEGTAHVRFDIPQFNGTARVMAVAWTKSGVGHAVKDVVVRDPIVVTASLPKFLAPGDRAGLRLDIANTDGPAGNYQLQVTTNGPATVEQIAPSQTVQLGAGGKSTVTLPLTGQYPGNGLVTVTLSNAEGLSLEQAVNIPVRPAALPITQRQVVNIAAGSSLTVDDQLLADSLLQGASVSLNVTRSAAFDVPALLMSLDRYPYGCAEQTTSRALPLLYLSELSKQSGLAEDGEVAKRVQEAIYRVLSYQSSSGSFGLWSPGSGDLWLDAYVTDFLTRAREQKFDVPEQAMVQALENLQNALSYETNVKHRGNEIAYALYVLARNRKAAISDLRYYADTLLGDFPTPLAKAHIAAALALYGDGGRSQDIFAAAVNMSTGLVNVSLARSDYGSSLRDDAAVLALAAESRPVPPIIPELSKIVAREWERARYTSTQEQAWMLLAARAVQGGDEDMKLEVNGAQSTGSYAARITGDALIEHPVVIRNHGTDAVSAVVTTVAAPAQPLSAGGEGFTIERTYYTLDGAEANVSEARQNERYVVVLKATESNDWPSRVLITDLLPAGFEIDNPSLVDSAQLSNFEWIGEVQAAHTEFRSDRFVAAFDRSSGDNREITLAYVVRAVTPGTYDHPAASVEDMYRPQFSAWTATGRMEVLAAQ is encoded by the coding sequence ATGCGCGCGTTTCTCGGCCTTACCACCCTTCTCTTCGCGCTTCTTTCCCTCGGCACTCCGGCCGCGGCCGCCGAAGCCGACCGCAAGGTCGAGGTGACCGGCGACGCCGATTATTTCGGCTTCGATCTACGGACCGAGCAGAATGTCTCGCTCGACGAGTGCCAGGCACGCTGCATCGCCGACCGCGCCTGCAGGGCCTTCACCTACAATCCCAAGGTGAAGTGGTGTTTTCTCAAGTCCGACTTCAACCAGCTGAACACGTTCAAGGGTGCCATCGCCGGCAAGGTCGTCGAGACCGCCGCGGGCGAACCGGATCTCGGCGCCCCGCCACGACTGCCCTTCGTGTCGGACGACCTCCTGCAGCAGGCGCGCGACGTCAAGGCCGGGCTCGCCTTGGCAGACGATCAACTGGGCTTCGGCGTCAACGGGTTGATCGAAGCGGGCCGCAACGAGTTGACAGCCGGCAATTTCGTCGCGGCGCTCAAGGCTTTCCGCGGCGCGCTGGCGATCACCCCGGAGAAAGGGGACTTGTGGCTGGAGACCGCCAGAACAGCCAACCGCTTCAGCGGCGGCACGGATCTAGCAAGCGAGGCCGCCCTTGCAGCGCTCAACGGCTACCAGCTGACGAGGACCGCCCAGAGCCGCGCCGATGCGCTGGCCATCCTCGCCCAGGCGCTCGACAACCTGCAGAATTACCGAGCCGCGCTCCAGGCCTACAAGGCGAGCCTCGACCTCGTGCAGGCCAAGACGGTCGAGACGGCTTATCTCGACCTCAAGGAGCGCCAGGGCTTCCGCGTCACCGGCCACACGGTCGATGCGGATGGCGCAAGCCCGCGCGCCTGCGTGCAATTCTCCGAACAGCTGCTGAAGAACGGCCCCGACTACGCCTCCTTCGTGACGCTCGACGGCGTCGCCCCGAAGGCGGTCGAGGCCAAGGGCAGCGAGATCTGCGTCGATGGGCTCAAGCACGGCCAGCGCTACAAGCTGGCCTTGAGGCCGGGACTGCCATCGTCTGTAGACGAAGTCATCGAGACGCCGGTCAGCCTTGACATCTATGTCAAGGACCGCGCGCCGATGGTGCGCTTCACCGGCGACAGTTTCGTGCTTCCTTCGACGGCGCGGCGCGGCATCCCGATCGTCTCGGTGAACTCGGAAAGCGCCAACCTCAAGCTCTATCGCGTCGGCGACCGCAGCATCTCGTCGTTGCTGACAAGCTCTCAGTTCCTTACCCAGCTCGACGGCTATAGTGCCGAGCGCATCGAGACCGAGAGCGGAGAGCTCGTCTGGCAAGGCAGCATCGACATCAAGACCGACCTCAACAAGGAAGTGGTGACGAGCTTCCCGGTCGATGAGGCGCTGCCGAAGCGCAAACCCGGCGTCTATGTGCTGACGGCGGCTTCCGCGACTGCGCTCAGCCAGGACTGGGACGCGCGCGCCACGCAATGGTTCGTCGTTTCCGATATCGGCATCTCGACCTATGCCGGAACCGACGGGCTCACCGTCTTTGCGCGCTCGCTCGCAAGCGCCAAGCCGCTTGCCGAGGTCGAACTGCAGCTGGTCGCCAAGAACAATGAAGTGCTGGGCACCGCCACGACCGATGCGGAAGGCAGAGCGATCTTCGCCGCCGGCCTGATCCGCGGCACGGCGAGCATGGTGCCCGCCGTCATCACGGCCAGGAAAGGCGAGGATGATTACGTCTTTCTCGATATGACGCGCGCCGGCTTCGACCTTTCCGACCGCGGCGTCACCGGCCGTGCCGCACCCGGCGCGATCGACATCTACGCCTGGACGGAACGCGGCATCTACCGCACCGGCGAGACGGTGCATGCCGCAGCGCTTGCCCGAGACATCAACGGTCAGGCGATCGAAAACCTGCCGCTCACTTTCGTCTTCCTGCGCCCGGACGGGGTGGAGGATCGGCGGATCGTCAGCAATGGCGGCAAACTCGGCGGCCATACACTCGATCTGCCGATCCAGGAAAATGCCATGCGCGGCACCTGGACGATGCAGATCTTCACCGATCCGAAGGGCTCGGCGATCGGCGAGAAGCAGTTCCTCGTCGACGATTTCGTGCCGGACCGCACCGAGTTCGACCTGGCGAGCGATGCGAAGGCGATCGAAGTCGGCACGCCGATCGAGGTCGCCGTCGACGGGCGCTTCCTCTATGGCGCACCGGCTGCGGGCCTGACACTGGAAGGCGAAGTGACGGTCAGGCCGACGCGTGAGAACGAAGCCTTCAAGGGCTATGTCTTCGGGCTCGCCGACGAGGAGGCGAGCGAAGACAACCGCGTGCCGCTCGAAGGGCTCGAACCGCTCGACCAGGATGGGAAGGCCGTCATTGCCCTCGATCTCGGCGAGGTGCCGGCGACGACGCAGCTGCTCAACGCCACGGTCACGGTTCGCATGCGCGAAGGCGGCGGCAGGGCCGTCGAGCGCGCCCTGACGCTGCCGGTCAAGCCGGACGGTCCGATGATCGGCATCAAGCCCGAATTTTCCGGCGAGCTCGCCGAGAATTCGGTCGGCAAATTCCATGTCATCGCCATCGACGCGAACGGCGCCAAGGTCGCGATGCCCGGCCTCTCCTGGAAGCTGATCAGCGTCGAGCGGAACTATCAATGGTATCGCGACGGCAGCGCCTGGAAATACGAGCCGGTCATCTCCACGAAGCAGGTGGCAAACGGCACGGTCGACGTGACCGAGAACGGCGCCGAGATCGCGGTGCCGGTCGGCTGGGGCCGTTATCGTCTGGAGATCGAGACCGCGGCGGCGGACGGCCCGACCTCCAGCGTCGAGTTCGACGCCGGCTGGTATGTCGAAGCCACGTCGACGGAAACCCCGGACGGGTTGGAGATCGCCCTCGACAAGGCAAACTACGCGATTGGCGAGACGGCGAAACTCAAGGTTTCGCCGCGTTTTGCCGGCGAATTGCTGGTGACCGTCGGCACCGAAAACCTGATCACGACGAAGACGGCGACGATCGCCGAGACGGGCGGTGAAGTGGAACTGCCGGTCACCGCCGAATGGGGCGCCGGGGGCTACGTGACGGCGACGCTTTATCGGCCCGGCGACGCTCAGGAAAGCCGCATGCCGATGCGGGCGATCGGCATCAAGTGGCTTGCAGTCGACCCGGCCGATCGCAAGCTTGCTGTGGGTCTCGACGCACCGGAGAGGACGCAGCCGCGCCAGCCGCTCGATATCAGTCTCCAGGTCCGCGGCGCGGGCGCCAACGAGGACGCTTACGTCACGGTTGCCGCCGTCGATGTCGGAATCCTGAACCTGACGCGCTACGAGGCGCCCGACCCGGACGGCTGGTATTTCGGCCAGCGACGGCTCGGCCTTGAAATCCGCGACCTCTACGGTCGCCTCATCGACGGCTCGCTCGGCGCCACAGGGCGACTGCGCACCGGCGGCGACGGCGGGCAGATGCCGCTGCAGGGCAGCCCGCCGACCGAAAAGTTGGTCGCCTTCTTCTCCGGGCCGGTGAAGCTCGACGCCGAAGGCACGGCGCATGTGCGCTTCGACATCCCGCAGTTCAACGGCACGGCCCGCGTCATGGCGGTCGCCTGGACGAAGTCCGGCGTCGGCCATGCGGTGAAGGACGTCGTCGTCCGCGACCCGATCGTCGTCACTGCCAGCCTGCCGAAGTTCCTGGCGCCCGGAGACCGGGCCGGCCTCAGGCTCGACATCGCCAACACGGACGGCCCGGCCGGTAACTATCAGTTGCAGGTGACGACCAACGGTCCGGCCACGGTCGAACAGATCGCTCCATCCCAGACCGTACAGCTCGGTGCCGGCGGCAAATCCACAGTGACGCTGCCGCTCACCGGCCAATATCCGGGCAACGGCCTTGTCACCGTCACCCTCTCGAACGCCGAGGGCCTGTCACTGGAGCAGGCGGTGAACATCCCGGTTCGCCCGGCCGCACTGCCGATCACGCAGCGCCAGGTCGTCAACATCGCCGCCGGCAGCAGCCTGACGGTCGACGATCAACTGCTGGCCGACAGTCTGCTGCAGGGCGCCTCGGTCAGCCTCAACGTGACCCGTTCGGCCGCCTTCGACGTTCCGGCGCTGCTGATGTCGCTCGACCGGTACCCCTATGGCTGTGCCGAACAGACGACGAGCCGCGCCTTGCCGCTGCTCTATCTCAGCGAACTCTCGAAACAATCTGGACTTGCGGAGGACGGCGAGGTGGCAAAGCGCGTGCAGGAGGCGATCTACCGCGTGCTTTCCTACCAGTCCTCCTCCGGCAGCTTCGGCCTCTGGAGCCCCGGTTCCGGCGATCTCTGGCTCGACGCCTATGTCACCGACTTCCTGACCCGTGCCCGCGAGCAGAAGTTCGACGTGCCGGAACAGGCGATGGTCCAGGCGCTCGAAAACCTGCAGAACGCGCTGAGCTACGAAACGAACGTCAAGCACCGCGGCAACGAGATCGCCTACGCGCTCTACGTGCTCGCCCGCAACCGCAAGGCCGCGATCAGCGACCTTCGCTACTATGCAGATACGTTGCTTGGCGATTTTCCGACGCCGCTTGCCAAGGCGCATATCGCCGCGGCACTCGCGCTCTACGGCGATGGCGGGCGATCGCAGGATATCTTCGCGGCGGCGGTCAACATGTCGACCGGCCTCGTCAATGTCAGTCTCGCCCGCTCCGACTACGGCTCGTCGCTGCGCGACGACGCGGCGGTGCTGGCGCTCGCAGCCGAAAGCCGGCCGGTGCCGCCGATCATTCCGGAGCTTTCAAAAATTGTCGCCCGGGAATGGGAGCGGGCCCGCTACACCAGCACCCAGGAACAGGCCTGGATGCTGCTCGCGGCGCGCGCCGTCCAGGGCGGCGACGAGGATATGAAGCTGGAGGTCAACGGCGCCCAGAGCACCGGCAGCTACGCTGCCCGGATAACCGGCGATGCGCTGATCGAGCACCCCGTCGTCATTCGCAACCACGGCACTGACGCCGTTTCCGCCGTGGTGACGACCGTTGCGGCACCCGCTCAGCCGCTCTCGGCCGGCGGCGAGGGCTTCACCATCGAGCGGACCTATTACACCCTCGACGGCGCCGAGGCGAATGTCAGTGAGGCGCGACAGAACGAACGCTACGTGGTCGTGCTCAAGGCAACGGAGAGCAACGACTGGCCGTCGCGCGTGCTGATCACCGACCTCCTGCCGGCCGGCTTCGAGATCGACAATCCGAGTCTTGTCGACAGTGCCCAACTCTCGAATTTCGAATGGATCGGCGAAGTTCAGGCCGCCCACACCGAGTTCCGCAGCGACCGCTTCGTCGCCGCCTTCGACCGGTCGAGCGGCGACAATCGCGAGATCACGCTTGCCTATGTCGTGCGCGCCGTGACCCCCGGTACGTACGACCATCCGGCCGCAAGCGTCGAGGACATGTACCGGCCACAGTTCTCGGCCTGGACGGCGACTGGGCGCATGGAGGTGCTGGCGGCACAGTAG
- the pbpC gene encoding penicillin-binding protein 1C: protein MTGLVAIGLEWADRTFPPPLERAQIFSREVLDKDGHLLRAFATPDGRWRLKTRVDDVDPRFLDMLVAYEDQRFYEHHGVDPLALGRAALQFVTNGRIVSGASTLSMQVARLIEPRERRTWAAKLLQLARAIQIERRLGKDQILALYLTHAPYGGNLEGVRAASLAWFGKEPRRLAVGEAALLVALPQLPEKRRPDRNLAAADAARERVLGRAAVAKVIGQGESERAAMTAIPTRRLQLPAHAAHLAEAALRKEPKALRHETTLRRDIQRGLETVAREGAQRLGPKVSVAMVMADARTGEIVGEVGSADYFDASRSGWIDMARVTRSPGSTLKPFIYGLAFEEGIVSQETIIEDRPADFFGYRPRNFDMSYQGDVSVREALQLSLNVPAIRLLDAVGPSRLMVRFRRAEVHPKLPPNEAPGLAIGLGGVGITLRDLVQLYAGLANRGWPVRLGDGIEGKPGLIDGEPLLSTVATWQVADILSGVLPPAGTRQHGIAYKTGTSYGYRDAWSVGFDGRYVLGVWAGRPDNGAVPGLSGYGAAAPILFEGFAKAGIAITALPDAPAGAIRLGQADLPIGQRRFSVTANGLPSTSIREAAPRIVFPPEGARVELGAAAGQAMIPLTLKLQGGRAPFRWLANGRPLPDVTRRRVSQWLPDGGGYSTLTVIDALGRASTVRVFVE from the coding sequence ATGACTGGACTTGTGGCGATCGGCCTAGAATGGGCTGACCGAACCTTCCCGCCGCCACTTGAGCGCGCCCAGATCTTCTCCCGCGAGGTTCTCGACAAGGATGGACACCTCTTGCGCGCCTTCGCTACGCCGGATGGCCGCTGGCGGCTGAAGACGAGGGTTGATGATGTCGACCCGCGTTTCCTCGACATGCTGGTCGCCTATGAGGATCAGCGGTTTTACGAGCACCACGGCGTCGATCCGCTGGCGCTCGGACGGGCGGCACTGCAATTCGTCACCAATGGCCGCATTGTTTCCGGCGCCTCGACGCTCTCGATGCAGGTGGCGCGGCTGATCGAGCCGCGCGAGCGGCGGACATGGGCGGCAAAGCTGTTGCAGCTTGCGCGCGCCATCCAGATCGAGCGGCGGCTCGGCAAGGATCAGATCCTCGCCCTTTATCTCACCCATGCCCCCTATGGCGGCAATCTCGAAGGCGTGCGTGCCGCAAGCCTTGCCTGGTTCGGCAAGGAGCCGCGCCGCCTCGCGGTCGGCGAGGCGGCCCTGCTCGTCGCGCTGCCGCAATTGCCCGAGAAGCGTCGCCCGGACCGCAACCTGGCGGCCGCCGATGCCGCGCGAGAACGGGTGCTCGGCCGCGCCGCGGTCGCCAAGGTCATCGGCCAAGGCGAATCTGAGCGTGCGGCGATGACCGCCATACCGACCCGCCGCCTGCAGCTGCCGGCCCATGCGGCGCATCTGGCGGAAGCCGCGCTCCGCAAGGAGCCGAAGGCGCTCCGCCACGAGACGACGCTCCGCCGCGACATCCAGCGCGGGCTGGAAACGGTGGCGCGGGAGGGGGCGCAGCGGTTGGGACCGAAGGTGTCGGTAGCAATGGTGATGGCCGATGCGAGGACCGGCGAGATCGTCGGCGAGGTCGGCTCGGCGGATTATTTCGACGCAAGCCGCTCCGGCTGGATCGACATGGCGCGGGTCACCCGCTCGCCCGGATCGACGCTGAAGCCTTTCATCTACGGGCTTGCCTTCGAGGAAGGCATCGTCAGCCAGGAGACGATCATCGAGGATCGGCCGGCGGATTTCTTCGGCTATCGGCCGCGCAACTTCGACATGAGCTACCAGGGCGATGTCAGCGTGCGCGAGGCGCTCCAGCTTTCGCTCAACGTGCCGGCGATTCGGCTGCTCGACGCAGTCGGGCCGTCGCGTCTGATGGTTCGCTTCCGCCGCGCCGAGGTGCACCCGAAGCTGCCGCCGAACGAAGCGCCGGGATTGGCCATCGGCCTTGGCGGCGTCGGCATCACGCTTCGCGACCTGGTTCAGCTCTATGCCGGGCTTGCCAATCGCGGCTGGCCGGTTCGGCTCGGCGACGGCATCGAAGGCAAGCCGGGGCTGATCGACGGCGAGCCGCTGCTTTCGACGGTCGCCACCTGGCAGGTCGCCGACATCCTCTCCGGCGTGCTGCCTCCGGCCGGAACCCGTCAGCACGGTATCGCCTACAAGACGGGCACCAGCTATGGCTATCGCGATGCATGGTCGGTCGGCTTCGACGGCCGCTACGTGCTCGGCGTCTGGGCGGGGCGGCCGGACAACGGCGCCGTCCCCGGATTGAGCGGCTATGGCGCGGCCGCTCCGATCCTGTTCGAAGGCTTTGCCAAGGCCGGCATCGCCATCACCGCGCTGCCGGACGCGCCGGCCGGCGCCATTCGCCTGGGGCAGGCCGACCTGCCGATCGGTCAAAGGCGCTTCTCGGTGACGGCGAACGGCCTGCCGTCCACATCCATCCGTGAAGCCGCGCCGCGGATCGTCTTTCCGCCGGAAGGCGCGCGTGTCGAGCTTGGTGCCGCCGCCGGCCAGGCAATGATCCCTTTGACCCTGAAACTGCAAGGCGGCCGGGCACCGTTCCGCTGGCTGGCGAACGGCCGCCCGCTGCCGGACGTGACGCGCCGCCGCGTCAGCCAATGGCTGCCCGACGGCGGCGGCTATTCGACCCTGACGGTCATCGACGCGCTGGGCCGGGCCTCTACGGTGCGCGTTTTTGTCGAATGA
- a CDS encoding DUF982 domain-containing protein, whose amino-acid sequence MLLNEIPWTIPLTVRLSNGLERTFTSVYEAVDFLENEWPLRKGERYERALRTCLRALNRMTPAAVAREAFIAACLEAGMPLVMVTPRHELRSAEAKTAISA is encoded by the coding sequence ATGCTTCTCAATGAGATTCCCTGGACGATTCCGCTGACAGTGCGCCTCTCAAACGGCCTGGAACGGACCTTCACCTCAGTTTACGAGGCTGTCGATTTTCTCGAGAACGAGTGGCCGCTGCGCAAAGGAGAGCGCTACGAGCGCGCGCTGCGCACCTGCCTGCGGGCACTGAACAGGATGACACCGGCGGCGGTGGCCCGGGAGGCCTTCATCGCGGCCTGCCTGGAGGCGGGCATGCCGCTGGTTATGGTGACGCCGCGCCACGAACTGCGAAGCGCTGAAGCAAAGACTGCGATATCAGCCTGA
- a CDS encoding Hsp20 family protein translates to MRTTFDFSPLSRSSVGFDHLFELLDSANRMAPADNWPPYDIMRVGESQYRIAMSVAGFSPDELTITHEQRLLVVSGEKVGEDNAEYLYRGIAARNFERRFQLADHVMVTGANLTNGLLTIDLVRELPEQMKPRRIDIQQAGVLPAGEVNKQIKGDKHAA, encoded by the coding sequence ATGAGAACAACCTTCGATTTTTCGCCGCTGTCACGCTCCAGCGTGGGCTTCGACCACTTGTTCGAACTGCTCGACTCTGCAAACCGCATGGCACCGGCCGACAACTGGCCGCCTTACGACATCATGCGCGTTGGCGAGAGCCAGTATCGCATAGCGATGTCGGTTGCAGGCTTCAGCCCGGACGAACTCACCATCACGCACGAGCAGCGGCTGCTCGTCGTCAGCGGTGAGAAGGTCGGCGAGGACAATGCGGAGTATCTCTATCGCGGCATTGCCGCTCGTAACTTCGAGCGCCGCTTCCAGCTTGCCGACCATGTGATGGTCACCGGCGCAAACCTCACCAACGGTTTGCTTACGATCGATCTCGTCCGCGAGCTTCCGGAACAGATGAAGCCGCGGCGCATCGATATCCAGCAGGCCGGCGTGCTGCCCGCCGGCGAGGTGAACAAGCAGATCAAGGGCGATAAGCACGCCGCCTAG